Part of the Pseudoliparis swirei isolate HS2019 ecotype Mariana Trench chromosome 3, NWPU_hadal_v1, whole genome shotgun sequence genome, TTCGGGTGTAGGCATTATTAGcagacagtaaaaataaaacaataaatcgGCACAAGTTAATATcaaagctcttattttgaaaaatattgCATACGTGAAAGAAGATGATGGAGATAAAATGCTCTAAAAGGTTCTCAGGAATAAAGGGCTGTGTCAAATTGCATATATGAATAGACAACAGTAATAACTCGTGCATTTAATAAATATGTCATCCCTCTTACCTGGAGGTGAGGGAAGTCAGCAGCATGACACGTCATGTCGCAAAGCCCATTCAACGACAGGTTGAGTTCTCTTAAAGACACAAAGCTGCTGAAAGACCCTGCAGGGGTCAAACATTATATGAAAGTCACACCTTTTTGCAAGATACCCGAATAAATCTGCATGATGTGGCAGAATAACCAACCTAAAGAGAGGGAGTTGACAGATGCATCGATGTACGCCACATTGCCAAACACCTGGAGCTCTTCTGGCTTCACCTGTCAACGGAGAGGAAACACGCGTCGGTTTTCacccaaataaatgtaaatatatcgtGGAAAGTAATACTTACATTATTCAGTTTCTGCTCACTGATGTCAACAGAGCAGAGCTCAGACGGCTCGTCAACACAATGCAACTGGAGCTGCAGAAATGTCACTATTTTACTATACGTCTTGTCAAATAGGCAAATAAATAGATATCAGTGACTTACCAGGAAGAGGCCATCGAGTGTGTTACCGTGAGGAGAATCGTTCTCATGTTCTTTATACGTCTCTTTTAGGCTTCTTTGCACATTCCTGTACCGTTgctcctctgacttcctgtAGGCCACGAGCCAATGACCTGCACCTATACAAGGGAAATACAATTTAATAAtacaagattattattatttttcacatatatatatatatacttaatcaCTATGTAGGAAGCCTGCCAGTGCCTCACActtttgtaaatatgtttttgggctttttctttttccattttctttttgtaaatttCAGTcaccttcttttcttcttcgtcgGTTTAATGTCCGAGGGAAACATTTAGTCGGAGAGCTCTGGCCTTCGTCGAGTTTATAGGATGCTTCAGCCATCTCGTTTTCCAGTGACATCCATCACAAAACAACTATTTTCGTGAGTTAAGtgacaattaaataaaaaaccgTCACCATGTTGTCGAGATAGATCCGACTACCGTGGCGCGCTGTCGCCCAGCAACAGCACGGCTAAGGCTGACAGTTACACCTCCGGTCCGGCGGGGGGCGCTAGAGAGGAAACATGACGGGTGGGCGGTTCTTCACAGGCTTAAGCGGAagaagaagtttaaaaaaacgtGAGCCAAGCTAGCTCGTCAAAAGATTGAATTCAATGATAAGAACATTTAGTCTAAATACATTATACGTATATTGTCACGAGGATGCCACGGACTTCCACAGACAACACACGGACTCCACTCACTCCCCGAGACGAGTTCACGTTCGACCGGTTCGACCCTTGTTCGTTGAAACAGTTCGGCTAGCTCGCGTCTAATGGCTATTTAACCGCAGTGCGCATGCGCACGCGGTATGTTTCGTCTGCTCCGCTACCCGGTTACAGTTTGCATCTTCTCTTTCATCTGGCCGCCGTCGGTGGTTAAACCCGACGTCTAGTTTAGTGTTAGCAAACCCGGGAGAGTGCGCGAGGTTgttttgcttcttcttctgatGAAGCCATCAGCGGCAGTGTCGTGAACATCAAGAGGTCTCCTTTCTTCGTGAGATTAAAtggtaaaatgtgttttcaccCAAAGTTCAAGGGTGACCACATGTGAAGAGTGACACGTGAAGGTAAGGTGTTCGTTTGTTACGCGTTGGATGTCGATGTGTAACAATGCAGTCACGTGGTGTGTCGACGAGGATCTGTGAATGAAGATTGTTATACCAACACTTAAAATAAActggaacgggcactcggtagagcgcataccttcgcatatcacaagattgggcattgaattatgaacattttggcattagttgcatgccaattggataaaaattgaccgtgctatggtaaaaagaagattttgaccttttcatcaccttgacctttgacccgatcgatcccaaaatctaatcaaatggtccccggataataaccaatcatcccaccaaatttcatgcgattcggtttaatactttttgagttatgcgagtaacacgcatacaaataaataaataaatacacggcgatcaaaacgtaaccctccgcattttcaatgcgacggtaacgaGGTCGAGGACCCGTCACACATTCTGGACCGTTTTCTATTCGCAGGAACTTTCTGGTTTCCACCATGGGAAACACACCGTCGAAGAGCGGCAGCGGAGAGGAACCGGTGAAGACGACTTTGTTTGAGAGGGAGCGGAGCGGCGTCACGTACAGGATCCCCGCGCTGCTCTACCTGAGGCACAGTCGCACCTTCCTCGCCTTCGCGGAGAGGAGAACCTCCCCCGCCGACAGCGACGCCACGTTGCTCGTCATGAGAAGCGGAACGTTGAAAGACGACGGATCCGTGGAGGTTATTATGACATCACACGTCATCTAGcagactcttttatccaaagcgacttacgataagtgcatcaacctagagctcaaactaagaacaacaagaatacaggaagtaacatttcctcaacatagtcgaactacaaaagtaccacaataagagatatttagaccccgtttacacgatgggaaaacgcatgtattttcatgcgttttggcctttcattgacacaaaaacggaggttttatcacggaaaacgatcatttctaaaaactccggccaaagtggagatttctgaaaactcagtttttgtgtttgcgtgtgaactaggtcaaacggagttttaggttgtcaaacgtcacagtatgcgactaacaatgcttcacgtcatgtgagcgtcctgtttacagttagtttgctgaggtgcgcccgagttatttcctccttgacatgaggatactcctcggaggtctcggacgggtactgttctaagaacaatgccaacatatccctatatttagtttggcatgattcccaatccacattatcgagtgctttatttgccttataatctaaggcgactcgaagcagcagctccacttcgctgtctgtccatacaaatgaacctcgcgccatatttactctccaaaggaaaaggaagttgatcgtgtttttcgtcgttgttgttggttttgagaattctgattggtttgcatgtctttatccttctcgttacactgccgactacaggtttggcaaaGTTAAAACActcaaaactctgcactttaatcacttgtCTTCACTTGTCTAAAATTATATtacgtatttatagtatttatatatatatatatagtatttatatatatatatagtatttataacaactgtcCGTGAATCTTTAcctttatgtttacttagtattaggaaatgtcttgtcttatctgttgtgcctgtgcacttttatatgtttcaccgtgggaaacgtcctatcgattcctttgtatgtctaacatgtgaagaaattgacaataaaagctACTTACTTTATGACGGCACccggggcgtatttatgcgggttcatataaacagaaacttttttgaaaacgaccttgtgtgtacgccgttatttttgaaaacggaggggcagaaatattcgtttctgtaaatacccggctctgtgtaaacgtggcctcagagccactgaagtgctccTCTGTTTTAATCCAAATATTCATCGTATCGACTCTTTTTGCTTAAATACTGTCAACTGtgatctgtgttttttttaaaacattgtttttcctCATGTTTGTCGCAGTGGTCGTCCAGCCGGGAGCTGTCGACCGCGTGTCTGCCGGACCACCGCACCATGAGCCCGTGCCCCGTGTACGAAAAAACCAGCAACACCCTCTTTCTGTTCTTCGTGTGCGTCCTGGGGACCGTGACGGAGCGCCGGCAGATCGTCACGGGGAAGAACGCGACGCGCCTGTGCTGCGTCAGCAGCGCCGACGACGGGCGGACCTGGGGCCCGGCGAGGGACCTGACGGCGAGCGCCATCGGCGACGCCATCCAGAAGTGGGCCACGTTCGCCGTGGGGCCCGGCCACGGCGTGCAGCTGGAGAACGGCCGGCTGGTCATCCCGGCGTACGCCTACTACGTCCCCTACCGGTGCTGCTTCGTCCCCGTGCCGCGCACCGTCTCCCCGCACGCGCTCTCCGTCTACAGCGAGGACCTGGGCCGCACGTGGCACGTCGGCAAGATGCTCCGCAAGAAGTCCGGCGAGTGCGAAATGGCGGAGATCATCGACCACGAGGGCCGGAGCCACCTGTACTGCAACGCCCGCAACGCCGGGGGCCACCGGCGCGAGGCCCTCAGCGAGAACAGCGGCGGGCACTTCGACAAGCCGCACGTGGCGCCGGAGCTCGTGGAGACCGGGTCGGGCTGCCAGGGCAGCGTCGTCGGCTTCCCGGCGCCGGAGTTCGTGCCCAACGACGACGCCGAGAGCAAAGCGTGCGGCACGTCGCTCCTGTCCCCCGACACGCAGACGTGGCTCCTCTTCATGCACCCGACCGGCCGGCGCCGGAGGAAGGACATGGGCGTGTACCTGAACCGGTCGCCCCTGCACTCGTCGGGCTGGGACCGGCCCCGGGTCGTGCACCGCGGGCCCAGCGGCTACTCGGACCTGGCCTACAACGGGGACAAGGACCAGTTCTCCTGCCTGATGGAGTGCGGCAAGCGGAGCGAACTGGAGCAGATCGCGTTCCTGTCGTTCACGCTGAACGACGTCATGCAGACGGGCggcaagaaggacaagaagacgCGCTGACGGGCGGCCGGCGTTCACGAAGCGCTCGTCAACGTTCTCCTGCAACCTGAAAAGaaacggaaaaaaaacaaagaaaaaagcctCTAAATATGCCGTGCGGTGACATCCGTCTGTGTTTCCTGTCGTTCGCCGCGTGGAGACGGCGATGCCTGCGTGAGTCGTGTGTTTTGTTGTCTCCTTGTttacatgaagaagaaaaaaaagaagtaattcAAGTCTTTTAATCGTATTAATATGCAAGCTGTAAGGAAGGGGACTCGTATTCATAGGTTGGATGGTGGCAGATTTTAAAGCATGCTGTGCCAGACTGTCTTTTTACCAGAGGCTTTGTGTGTGTCGCATGTTTGACAAGTACTTCACGACCATCTCCGCATCTTATCAAACCGGCCGCACATCCCGAGGAGTGGAGTGAATTTGCCTacctctttttattttcatatggAAATCATAGCAGGCCTTTTAAAGGAGAGGCTCGAGTTTCCTCCCTGCTCCTTTTTATGTGTTCCTTttacatttcatatatatatatatgtgtaatttatatatatataatatatttatatatattatatttatatatatatatacataatattaatatataaatatattatatatatacaggactgtctcagaaaattagaatattgtgatgaagttctttattttctgtaatgcaattaaaaaaacaaaaatgtcatgcattctggattcattacaaatcaactgaaatattgcaagccttttattctgatttattgctgattatggcttacagcttaagaaaactcaaatatcctatctctaaatattagaatatcatgaaaaagtatactagtagggtattaaacaaatcacttgaattgtctaattaactcgaaacacctgcaagggtttcctgagccttgacaaacactcagctgttataaatcttttttttacttggtctgaggaaatattaaaattttatgagataggattttagagttttcttaagctgtaaaccataatcagcaatattaaaagaataaaaggcttgcaatatttcagttgatttgtaatgaatccagaatgcatgacatttttgtttttttaattgcattacagaaaataaagaactttatcacaatattctaattttctgagacagtcctgtatatatacccTGATTCACGTATGCCTTCTCGCCTGCCAGTGCACCATCTCTTTCTTCTGAAGGTCACAGTGGGGCGCCCTCAAGGTCGGCATCAGAACCGGACAGACGAGAATAAACATTAACTTTTTAGATAAACTTTTACGTTTTACTTTTGCCACATCTGGCGAATCGACCAAGAGACCAACCAAGACTGTCCCACGAGTTTAGAGTTGGTGGTTTACACTTTGTACTGTGCACAAATTGTTATTACATTCACATTTTGAAAAAGCAATATCACATATTATTCGATTATTTATCTACGGTGCACTTCAGCATGCTTTTCACTACAGgctccccccccatcccctttTGACACAATTCATTGAATCCAACACGATGACCAGGTTTGAGTGGCTGTTGGTTATCAAGTGAACGCATGAAACCGCAGAAGAAGAACTCACtcgtttatacacacacacacacacacacacacgcttctaCTGAGCAACGGTAACGTCCATCCTCTGCCCCGTGCTGTGGGGCCTCCGCCTGGTCCCCCGCTGTcgtttcattgtgtgtgtttatttgtgttgacTGTTGTGGAAAGTGACAAAAAACCTGCATGAAACGTGTATTTTAGTCGAAAATAAAAGTCACATGTTATCACTAGACTTATCTTTTGAGCATTTCTTCTTTCTGGTTTTAGGGCAATTGCAGtgcaataatttttttatttttatcgccaatattatgaatttgcctcagagggcttatctgtacacgtacgacggccctgacctttgacctcacatcggatcaggaaatgaaagaaaaaaaccttcaggaggggaaaaaagtattttttaaggAAGTTtgaggtcatccatgtttttacatttttaagatATGCTTGAAGTTGAGAGAACTGGTCGGTCTCTGGTTTTATCCATAGATACAATTGAGTATCATCTTTATAacgactattattattatttaaagataacaataataataattgttatgcaattaaagtttatggagtgtttcctgatattaATATTGCCCAAAAGAAGCATATATAAGGTACATTAAGTAATGTGATTATTTTACTGAATCATGGGTGGAAATAGGATGAAACCAGACGGTTTTTAAAATCTGCGATATGGAAAACGCAGCGCTGGCTTCTGGGAGTCTTTCACTCCCTCGGCTCGGGGcgcgatggagggatgaggaggactcTTGTTCTCCAGCGGCCTCGGGGAGTCGGATGGGATTCAGCAGATGTGCAGACAGCCGGCATGAATTAGGGACAGGAAGGAGCTGAGGTGGAATGTAGATGTTATGTCATGTTCAAGTTATCagagatgtttaaaaaatatatatatttatgaaatgcAATAGACAAATGAAAACGAGATGATTTGACACGCTGTCTTGAGTGTCTGgacaaattaaatgaatgtaATGATacgaataatatatttttttcaatacaACTTCGCTTACGTCACCGGTAACTACGGCAATGCCACGACAATTATGTCGTTTTTTTTTAGCAAAAACTACTCAAAAATATGGAAGGCCTTTTCAGCTACTGTGAAAAAAATAGGTCATAATTatgatagtaagtcataattattagaTATCCTCTCATAAGATACTATTTCACGAGATACtcagtcgaaattatgagatattaagtcataataatgaaattctaagtcatgattatgagatgctaagtcataataattagatgctaagtcataataatgagattctaagtcataataatgaaattctaagtcatgattatgagatgctaagtcataataattagatgctaagtcataataatgagattctaagtcataataatgaaatTCTAAGTCATGATTATGAAattctaagtcataattatgagatactaagtcataataatgagatgctaagttATAATAATGAAATTCTAAGTCAtgattatgagatgctaagtcataataatgagatactaagtcataatgagatactaagtcataataatgaaatTCTAAGTCATGATTATGAAATTCTAAGTCATGattatgagatgctaaatcataataatgagatgctaagtcataataatgagattctaagtcataataatgagatactaagtcataataatgagatgctaagtcataattatgagattctaagtcataataatgagattctaagtcataataatgagatactaagtcataattatgagatgctaagtcataataatgagatactaagtcataataatgagattctaagtcataataatgagatgctaagtcataataatgaaatattaagtcataataatgagattctaagtcataataatgaaattctaagtcatgattatgagattctaagtcataataatgagatactaagtcataataatgagatactaagtcataataatgagatactaagtcataattatgagatgtgtagtcataataatgagattctaagtcataataatgagatactaagtcataataatgagatgctaagtcataataatgagattctaagtcataataatgagatactaagtcataataatgagatgctaagtcataataatgagatactaagtcataagAATGAGAttctaagtcataataatgaaatTCTAAGTCATGATTATGAAAttctaagtcataataatgagatactaagtcataataatgagatgctaagttATAATAATGAAATTCTAAGTCAtgattatgagatgctaagtcata contains:
- the LOC130191728 gene encoding sialidase-4-like — encoded protein: MGNTPSKSGSGEEPVKTTLFERERSGVTYRIPALLYLRHSRTFLAFAERRTSPADSDATLLVMRSGTLKDDGSVEWSSSRELSTACLPDHRTMSPCPVYEKTSNTLFLFFVCVLGTVTERRQIVTGKNATRLCCVSSADDGRTWGPARDLTASAIGDAIQKWATFAVGPGHGVQLENGRLVIPAYAYYVPYRCCFVPVPRTVSPHALSVYSEDLGRTWHVGKMLRKKSGECEMAEIIDHEGRSHLYCNARNAGGHRREALSENSGGHFDKPHVAPELVETGSGCQGSVVGFPAPEFVPNDDAESKACGTSLLSPDTQTWLLFMHPTGRRRRKDMGVYLNRSPLHSSGWDRPRVVHRGPSGYSDLAYNGDKDQFSCLMECGKRSELEQIAFLSFTLNDVMQTGGKKDKKTR